From a single Sinorhizobium sp. RAC02 genomic region:
- a CDS encoding HNH endonuclease produces MTISVSPQALPALVLNADYRPLSYYPLSLWSWQDAIKAVFLDRVNIIAEYDHSVSSPSFTMRLPSVVCLKSYVQPSRHPAFTRFNVFLRDKFECQYCGTPDDLTFDHVIPRAHGGETTWHNVVAACSPCNLRKGSKLPKQAGMFPHQKPYQPTVQDLHNNGRLFPPNYLHESWMDYLYWDVELQP; encoded by the coding sequence TTGACGATTTCTGTTTCACCACAGGCCCTGCCAGCTCTTGTCTTGAATGCTGACTACCGGCCACTGAGTTATTACCCCTTGTCGCTTTGGTCCTGGCAGGACGCGATCAAGGCCGTGTTTCTTGACCGCGTAAACATCATCGCCGAATACGACCATTCGGTTTCCTCCCCGAGCTTCACGATGCGCCTGCCGAGCGTCGTGTGCCTCAAGTCCTACGTGCAGCCTTCACGCCACCCGGCCTTCACCCGGTTCAACGTGTTCCTGCGCGACAAGTTCGAATGCCAGTACTGCGGGACGCCCGACGACCTGACCTTTGACCATGTTATCCCGCGCGCCCATGGCGGCGAGACGACCTGGCACAATGTGGTCGCGGCCTGCTCCCCGTGCAATTTGAGAAAAGGCAGCAAGCTGCCGAAGCAGGCGGGCATGTTCCCGCATCAGAAGCCCTACCAGCCGACGGTTCAGGATCTGCACAACAACGGGCGACTGTTTCCACCCAACTATCTGCATGAAAGCTGGATGGACTATCTCTACTGGGACGTCGAACTGCAGCCCTGA
- a CDS encoding DNA-3-methyladenine glycosylase codes for MHMINSEADVATGLVDLALLDARLFTVIDKAGPVPLRRLPPGYRGLAGIIVAQMVSRASADAIWRRLEELSGDITPHHILALSDEACRTIGLSRAKAETLRRAAEAVDRGELDLDAICRMEAKAATHKLTAIKGIGRWTADVYLLFCGGHPDIFPSGDIALQNAVAHALGLAMRPSPQELDRIAESWSPWRGVSARLFWAYYAREMRREVAPVLEG; via the coding sequence CTGCACATGATCAATTCGGAGGCGGATGTCGCGACGGGTCTGGTCGACCTCGCCCTGCTCGACGCGCGCCTGTTCACCGTCATCGACAAGGCCGGCCCGGTGCCGCTTCGCCGCCTGCCTCCCGGCTATCGCGGCCTTGCCGGCATCATTGTCGCCCAGATGGTGTCGCGCGCCAGTGCGGATGCGATCTGGCGGCGGCTGGAGGAACTATCCGGCGATATCACGCCCCACCACATCCTCGCCCTTTCCGATGAGGCCTGTCGCACGATCGGGCTTTCGCGCGCCAAGGCGGAGACGCTGCGCCGCGCGGCCGAGGCTGTCGATCGCGGGGAACTCGATCTCGACGCGATCTGCCGCATGGAAGCGAAGGCGGCGACCCACAAGCTCACCGCCATCAAGGGCATCGGCCGCTGGACGGCGGATGTCTACCTGCTGTTCTGTGGCGGCCACCCGGATATCTTTCCGTCCGGCGATATCGCCCTGCAAAATGCCGTCGCCCATGCGCTTGGCCTTGCCATGCGCCCGAGCCCCCAGGAGCTCGACCGGATCGCCGAAAGCTGGTCGCCCTGGCGCGGCGTCTCGGCCCGATTGTTCTGGGCTTATTATGCCCGCGAGATGCGCCGCGAGGTCGCGCCGGTGCTCGAAGGGTGA
- a CDS encoding electron transfer flavoprotein subunit beta/FixA family protein: MKILVPVKRVVDYNVKIRVKSDGSGVELANVKMSMNPFDEISVEEALRLKEAGKAEEVIVVSIGPAKAEETLRTALAMGADRAVLVETDDQVEPLAVAKILKGVAEAEQPGLIIVGKQAIDDDSNQTGQMLSALLGWAQATFASKVEIGSGSAQVTREVDGGLQTIEVKLPAVVTTDLRLNEPRYASLPNIMKAKKKPLDKKTPADFGVDTSPRLKVLKTEEPSGRKAGVKVKSVAELVDKLKNEAGVL; the protein is encoded by the coding sequence ATGAAGATCTTGGTCCCTGTAAAGCGGGTCGTTGATTACAACGTCAAAATTCGCGTCAAGTCTGACGGCTCGGGTGTCGAGCTGGCGAATGTGAAGATGTCGATGAACCCGTTCGACGAGATTTCCGTTGAGGAAGCGTTGCGGTTGAAGGAGGCCGGCAAGGCGGAGGAAGTGATCGTCGTGTCGATCGGTCCTGCGAAGGCCGAAGAGACGCTGCGCACAGCACTCGCCATGGGTGCCGACCGCGCCGTGCTGGTCGAGACCGACGACCAGGTCGAGCCGCTGGCGGTCGCCAAGATCCTCAAGGGTGTCGCCGAGGCCGAACAGCCGGGCCTGATCATCGTTGGCAAGCAGGCGATCGACGACGATTCGAACCAGACCGGCCAGATGCTGTCGGCGCTGCTCGGCTGGGCACAGGCGACCTTCGCCTCCAAGGTCGAGATCGGCAGCGGTTCCGCACAGGTCACCCGCGAAGTCGACGGTGGCCTGCAGACGATCGAGGTCAAGCTGCCGGCCGTCGTCACGACGGACCTGCGCCTCAACGAACCGCGCTATGCGTCGCTACCGAACATCATGAAGGCGAAGAAGAAGCCGCTCGACAAGAAGACGCCCGCAGACTTCGGCGTCGACACGAGCCCGCGCCTCAAGGTGCTGAAGACCGAGGAACCGTCGGGCCGCAAGGCTGGCGTCAAGGTCAAGTCGGTTGCCGAACTGGTCGACAAGCTGAAAAACGAAGCCGGCGTGCTCTAA
- a CDS encoding SDR family oxidoreductase, producing MSSPNATTPPSIIVTGCSSGIGAHCARALKAEGWRVFATVRREEDLASLEADGIEALLMDYTKPETIAALVETVFSRTGGRLDALFNNGAYGQAGAVEDLPVDVLRQQFETNVFGWHDLTRQVIPTMRRQGSGRIVQCSSILGIVPYRWRGAYNASKFALEALSLTMRMELAGSGVHVSLIEPGPITSRFTATALTYIEKNIDLENSVHAEEYRRQLQRLRGESKPARGKLGPEAVHAVLRHALTAKAPRPHYIVTTPAKQGALLKKLLPAALFYRIIGRLG from the coding sequence ATGTCTTCTCCAAATGCGACGACCCCGCCGAGCATCATCGTTACCGGGTGCTCCTCGGGTATCGGTGCGCACTGCGCCCGCGCGCTGAAGGCGGAAGGCTGGCGGGTTTTTGCGACGGTGCGGCGGGAGGAAGACCTGGCGAGCCTCGAGGCCGATGGTATCGAGGCGCTGTTGATGGATTACACCAAGCCGGAAACGATCGCAGCCCTCGTCGAGACGGTGTTTTCGCGCACTGGGGGCCGGCTCGATGCACTCTTCAACAATGGTGCTTACGGACAGGCCGGTGCCGTCGAAGACCTGCCGGTCGACGTGCTGCGCCAGCAGTTCGAGACGAACGTCTTCGGCTGGCACGACCTGACGCGGCAAGTGATCCCCACGATGCGCAGACAGGGTTCCGGCCGCATCGTGCAATGCTCGTCGATCCTCGGCATCGTGCCCTATCGCTGGCGCGGCGCCTATAATGCTTCGAAATTCGCGCTCGAGGCCCTGTCGCTGACGATGCGCATGGAGCTTGCCGGGTCCGGTGTGCATGTCAGTCTGATCGAGCCGGGGCCGATCACCTCGCGTTTCACCGCCACTGCGCTGACCTACATCGAGAAGAACATCGATCTTGAAAACTCGGTGCATGCGGAAGAATACCGCCGGCAATTGCAACGGTTGCGCGGCGAATCGAAACCGGCGCGCGGCAAGCTGGGGCCGGAGGCGGTGCATGCAGTGCTGCGCCATGCGCTGACGGCGAAGGCGCCACGGCCGCATTACATCGTGACGACACCGGCCAAGCAGGGTGCGCTGTTGAAGAAGCTGCTGCCGGCCGCCTTGTTCTACCGCATCATCGGCCGGCTTGGCTGA
- the gluQRS gene encoding tRNA glutamyl-Q(34) synthetase GluQRS — MPEDLMQSALSKNRVFRFAPSPNGLLHLGHALSAILNHGFAAACGGRFLLRMEDIDPARSRPEFEAAIYRDLAWLGLGWEKPVRRQSEHLAFYAEALERLKAMGLLYPGFLSRGEVKARVQAHEAAGGLWPRDPDGAPLYPTEERVLDRDQAKAWIAAGRQHAWRLDMDKARALAPDILDWSEAGEGPEGETGIVTARPERWGDVILSRPDAPASYHLAVVLDDAVQGITDVVRGQDLFYATAVHRLLQSLFGLPAPAYRHHGLVPGPDGRKLSKNNQDTGIAAYREKGVSSAGIRALLAGYGFVFH, encoded by the coding sequence ATGCCAGAAGACCTCATGCAAAGTGCTTTGTCAAAAAATCGTGTCTTTCGGTTTGCGCCGAGCCCGAATGGTCTATTGCATCTCGGCCATGCGCTTTCGGCGATCCTCAACCATGGCTTTGCCGCGGCCTGCGGTGGACGGTTCCTGCTGCGCATGGAAGACATCGATCCTGCCCGATCGCGCCCCGAATTCGAAGCGGCGATCTACCGGGACCTCGCCTGGCTGGGGCTTGGCTGGGAAAAGCCGGTGCGGCGCCAGTCGGAGCATCTGGCCTTCTACGCCGAGGCACTGGAACGGCTGAAGGCGATGGGTCTGCTCTATCCGGGCTTTTTGAGCCGCGGCGAGGTGAAGGCGCGGGTTCAGGCGCATGAGGCGGCGGGTGGTCTCTGGCCGCGCGATCCGGATGGTGCGCCGCTCTACCCGACGGAAGAACGTGTGCTCGACCGGGATCAGGCGAAGGCCTGGATCGCAGCGGGCCGCCAGCATGCCTGGCGGCTCGATATGGACAAGGCCCGGGCGCTTGCGCCTGATATCCTCGACTGGTCGGAGGCGGGCGAGGGGCCGGAGGGCGAGACGGGCATCGTGACGGCGCGGCCCGAGCGCTGGGGTGACGTCATCCTGTCGCGGCCGGATGCGCCGGCGAGTTATCACCTCGCCGTCGTGCTCGACGATGCGGTACAGGGCATTACCGACGTGGTGCGCGGGCAGGATCTTTTTTATGCGACGGCGGTGCATCGCCTCCTGCAAAGCCTGTTCGGGTTGCCGGCGCCCGCCTATCGCCATCACGGGCTGGTGCCGGGGCCGGATGGGCGAAAACTGTCGAAGAACAATCAAGATACGGGTATAGCGGCGTACCGTGAAAAGGGTGTTTCATCTGCCGGCATTCGCGCCCTGCTCGCGGGCTATGGCTTCGTCTTCCATTGA
- a CDS encoding YihY/virulence factor BrkB family protein, with the protein MPTAIRLAYKVVFDAIWHFSEDDGWAMASHVALSTLLAIFPFLIFGTALGSFLGADQFAETAVHLIFDTWPESIAAPISREVVAVLTIPRGGLLTVSVLAAAYFASNGVEALRVSLNRAYRVAETRYWYVTRLASLGFVIAGVLALAVISIVLVAAPLAVRATGDWLPWLNYVYSWVESWGLFGTILVLLVGLLIAHLWLPAGRRKIADVLPGILLTLLAWGIGAYTFASYLTTFANYVSTYAGLASIMIALVFLYIVGVIFILGAEINAALMKFRVKRLILDKIRGVRKQQPPAGDDSMEDEAIAREQGANAGR; encoded by the coding sequence ATGCCGACCGCCATCCGCCTTGCCTACAAGGTCGTCTTCGACGCGATCTGGCACTTTTCCGAGGACGACGGCTGGGCGATGGCGAGCCATGTCGCGCTCTCCACGCTTTTGGCGATCTTTCCCTTCCTGATCTTCGGCACCGCACTCGGCTCCTTCCTCGGCGCCGACCAGTTCGCCGAGACCGCCGTGCACCTGATCTTCGACACCTGGCCGGAATCGATCGCCGCCCCCATTTCCCGCGAGGTCGTCGCCGTCCTCACCATTCCACGCGGCGGACTGTTGACGGTTTCCGTGCTGGCCGCCGCCTACTTCGCCTCGAACGGGGTGGAGGCGCTGCGTGTCTCGCTTAATCGTGCCTACCGGGTGGCCGAAACGCGCTACTGGTACGTGACGCGCCTGGCCAGCCTCGGCTTCGTCATTGCCGGCGTGCTGGCGCTCGCCGTCATCAGCATCGTGCTGGTCGCCGCACCGCTCGCGGTGCGGGCGACGGGCGACTGGCTACCCTGGCTGAACTATGTCTATTCCTGGGTGGAAAGCTGGGGCCTGTTCGGCACCATCCTCGTCCTGCTCGTCGGCCTGCTGATCGCCCATCTCTGGCTGCCGGCCGGCCGGCGCAAGATCGCCGACGTGCTGCCCGGCATCCTGCTAACGCTTCTGGCCTGGGGCATCGGCGCCTATACCTTCGCCTCCTATCTCACGACCTTCGCCAACTACGTCTCCACCTATGCCGGCCTCGCCTCGATCATGATCGCCCTGGTCTTCCTCTACATCGTCGGGGTGATCTTCATCCTCGGCGCGGAGATCAACGCAGCCCTGATGAAGTTCCGCGTAAAGCGGCTGATTCTCGACAAGATCAGGGGCGTGCGCAAACAACAGCCGCCAGCCGGTGACGATTCAATGGAAGACGAAGCCATAGCCCGCGAGCAGGGCGCGAATGCCGGCAGATGA
- a CDS encoding rhomboid family intramembrane serine protease yields MFIPLHDANALKYIKVQYVTISLIVIDVVVWLVTGLASTQSFSDAAVVGLGYIPAVVFDFADLEPSLVLVPEDATYVTYAFLHGDFMHLASNMLFLWVFGDNVEDALGHFRFLVFYLLCAAAGALVHGLVQPDSEAPLIGASGAISGVVAAYFLLHPKVRVWVLVFFRIPLPLPAVIPLAFWITQQFYMLVVDGDSGVSWGAHVGGIVAGAILVLVLRRRGVPLFDRTIVTPKAVRHVEATPAPVEETPSGPSVPPTHWGR; encoded by the coding sequence ATGTTCATACCGCTGCACGACGCGAATGCTCTGAAATACATCAAGGTGCAGTATGTCACGATCAGCCTGATCGTGATCGATGTCGTCGTCTGGCTGGTGACAGGGCTTGCCTCGACACAGTCGTTTTCCGATGCCGCGGTCGTCGGCCTCGGCTATATTCCTGCTGTCGTCTTCGATTTCGCCGACCTGGAGCCGAGCCTCGTGCTGGTGCCTGAAGATGCGACCTATGTCACCTATGCCTTCCTGCATGGCGATTTCATGCATCTCGCCTCGAACATGCTGTTCCTCTGGGTGTTCGGCGACAATGTCGAGGATGCGCTCGGCCATTTCCGCTTCCTCGTCTTCTACCTGCTCTGCGCGGCGGCCGGCGCCCTTGTGCATGGTCTCGTGCAGCCAGACTCGGAAGCGCCGCTGATCGGCGCCTCGGGGGCGATTTCCGGGGTGGTGGCGGCATATTTCCTGCTGCATCCGAAGGTGCGCGTCTGGGTTCTGGTGTTCTTCCGCATTCCGCTGCCGCTGCCGGCGGTCATTCCGCTCGCCTTCTGGATCACCCAGCAATTCTACATGCTGGTGGTCGATGGTGACAGCGGCGTCTCCTGGGGCGCCCATGTCGGCGGTATCGTCGCAGGGGCCATCCTCGTGCTCGTCCTGCGCCGGCGCGGCGTGCCGCTGTTCGACCGGACGATCGTCACGCCCAAGGCCGTCCGCCATGTCGAGGCGACCCCCGCTCCCGTCGAGGAGACGCCGTCAGGCCCCTCCGTGCCGCCGACCCATTGGGGGCGGTGA
- a CDS encoding 3-hydroxybutyryl-CoA dehydrogenase has protein sequence MIKNVGIVGAGQMGCGIAHVAAVAGYKVHIYDLSPERVETGLATINGNFARQVSSGKMTEDERKKAMALIKGSADVNDLSDADLVIEAATEDETVKRKIYGQVCSVLKPEAILATNTSSLSITRLASATDRPERFMGIHFMNPVPVMKLVELVRGIATEEGTFAAAKAFVASLDKTITVAEDFPAFIVNRILLPMINEAIYTLYEGVGSVDAIDTAMRLGANHPMGPLQLADFIGLDTCLSIMQVLHDGLADSKYRPCPLLVKYVEAGWLGRKSGRGFYDYRGEVPVPTR, from the coding sequence ATGATCAAAAACGTCGGTATTGTGGGTGCAGGCCAGATGGGGTGCGGGATCGCGCATGTCGCGGCCGTCGCAGGCTACAAGGTCCATATCTACGACCTGTCGCCCGAACGGGTCGAAACCGGCCTTGCAACGATCAACGGCAATTTCGCTCGCCAGGTTTCCTCCGGCAAGATGACCGAGGACGAGCGCAAGAAGGCAATGGCGCTCATCAAGGGCTCCGCCGACGTCAACGATCTCTCCGATGCAGATCTCGTCATCGAGGCGGCGACCGAAGATGAGACCGTCAAGCGCAAGATTTATGGCCAGGTCTGTTCCGTGCTGAAGCCGGAAGCGATCCTTGCCACCAACACATCGTCGCTTTCGATTACGCGTCTGGCATCCGCCACCGACCGGCCGGAGCGTTTCATGGGCATTCACTTCATGAACCCGGTGCCGGTCATGAAGCTCGTCGAACTCGTGCGCGGCATCGCGACCGAAGAAGGCACGTTTGCCGCGGCCAAGGCCTTCGTCGCCTCGCTCGACAAGACGATCACGGTTGCCGAGGATTTCCCGGCCTTCATCGTCAACCGCATCCTGCTGCCGATGATCAACGAGGCGATCTATACGCTTTATGAAGGCGTCGGTTCGGTGGACGCGATCGACACCGCGATGCGGCTCGGTGCCAACCATCCGATGGGCCCGCTCCAGCTTGCCGATTTCATCGGCCTCGACACCTGCCTTTCGATCATGCAGGTGCTGCATGACGGGCTCGCCGATTCCAAGTATCGCCCATGCCCGCTCTTGGTGAAATATGTCGAAGCCGGCTGGCTCGGCCGCAAGTCCGGCCGCGGCTTCTACGACTATCGGGGCGAGGTTCCGGTCCCGACCCGCTGA
- a CDS encoding electron transfer flavoprotein subunit alpha/FixB family protein produces the protein MAILLLADHDNAHLSDQTAKALTAAGKIGSDVHVLVAGAGAKAAAEQAAKLSGVSKVLVAEDASLANNLAEPLAALIVSLAGSYDAIVSAATSVGKNVLPRVAALLDVAQVSEITEVVSADTFKRPIYAGNAIQTVQSTDAKKVITVRTASFAAAGEGGSASIETIAAAANPGLSSHVKDALSSSDRPELTSAKIIISGGRALGSSEKFQEVILPVADKLGAAVGASRAAVDAGYAPNDWQVGQTGKVVAPQLYIACGISGAIQHLAGMKDSKVIVAINKDEEAPIFQVADYGLVADLFEALPELQKAL, from the coding sequence ATGGCCATTCTTCTTCTGGCAGATCACGACAACGCGCATCTTTCCGACCAGACGGCGAAAGCGCTGACGGCGGCAGGCAAGATCGGTTCCGACGTGCATGTGCTCGTCGCCGGCGCCGGTGCCAAGGCGGCGGCCGAACAGGCGGCAAAGCTCTCGGGTGTTTCCAAGGTGCTCGTCGCCGAGGATGCCAGCCTTGCCAACAACCTGGCGGAACCGCTGGCAGCACTCATCGTGTCGCTTGCCGGCTCCTACGACGCGATCGTCTCGGCCGCGACCTCGGTCGGCAAGAACGTGCTGCCGCGCGTGGCAGCGCTGCTCGACGTCGCGCAGGTCTCGGAAATCACCGAGGTCGTCTCCGCCGATACGTTCAAGCGCCCGATCTATGCGGGCAATGCGATCCAGACGGTGCAGTCGACCGACGCCAAGAAGGTGATCACGGTGCGCACCGCATCCTTCGCCGCTGCCGGCGAGGGTGGCAGCGCATCGATCGAAACCATCGCGGCCGCCGCAAACCCGGGTCTGTCCAGCCACGTGAAGGACGCCCTGTCGTCCTCCGACCGTCCGGAACTGACGTCTGCAAAAATCATCATCTCGGGCGGCCGTGCGCTCGGCTCGTCGGAGAAGTTCCAGGAGGTCATCCTTCCGGTCGCCGACAAGCTCGGTGCTGCCGTCGGCGCATCGCGCGCTGCGGTCGATGCGGGCTACGCGCCGAACGACTGGCAGGTCGGGCAGACGGGCAAGGTTGTCGCCCCGCAGCTCTACATCGCCTGCGGCATCTCGGGCGCCATCCAGCATCTCGCCGGCATGAAGGATTCGAAGGTGATCGTCGCGATCAACAAGGACGAGGAGGCACCGATCTTCCAGGTCGCCGACTACGGCCTCGTCGCCGATCTCTTCGAGGCACTGCCGGAGTTGCAGAAGGCGCTCTGA
- a CDS encoding disulfide bond formation protein B: MTAFLDLSRKTSAGLLSLGMAATVGGALAFEHVGGYIPCALCLLQRDPYYYGIPVAVAALVSALFGGPAWLTRLLLAIAGIMMLVGAGMGVYHAGVEWSFWEGPATCATSAQGVTQNAGDLLSDLNSKHGPSCTEASFRFLGLSFAGWNVIASLILAAIAFKGVRSTKA; this comes from the coding sequence ATGACGGCATTCCTCGACCTTTCCCGCAAGACATCCGCAGGCCTGCTTTCGCTCGGCATGGCGGCGACCGTGGGCGGCGCGCTCGCCTTCGAACATGTCGGCGGCTACATTCCCTGTGCGCTCTGCCTGCTGCAGCGGGATCCCTATTATTACGGCATTCCGGTCGCGGTTGCGGCGCTGGTCTCCGCCCTGTTCGGCGGCCCGGCCTGGCTGACGCGCCTGCTTTTGGCGATTGCCGGCATCATGATGCTGGTCGGTGCAGGCATGGGCGTCTATCACGCGGGCGTCGAGTGGAGTTTCTGGGAGGGGCCGGCGACCTGCGCGACCTCCGCCCAGGGCGTCACGCAGAATGCCGGTGACCTGCTGTCCGATCTCAACAGCAAGCACGGTCCGTCCTGCACGGAAGCCTCCTTCCGCTTCCTCGGCCTGTCCTTTGCCGGTTGGAATGTGATCGCAAGCCTCATCCTTGCCGCGATCGCCTTCAAGGGCGTGCGGTCCACGAAAGCCTGA
- a CDS encoding twin transmembrane helix small protein, with product MSSFLTFMTLLVMGLVVIVLVRGLVNMAKGGSGNTSNKLMQARVLLQAVAIVLIMLTLWITGGGR from the coding sequence ATGTCTTCCTTTCTCACCTTCATGACCCTGCTCGTCATGGGCCTCGTGGTGATCGTGCTCGTGCGCGGTCTCGTCAACATGGCCAAGGGCGGCAGTGGCAACACATCGAACAAGCTGATGCAGGCGCGCGTGCTCTTGCAGGCGGTCGCCATCGTCCTCATCATGCTGACGCTCTGGATTACCGGCGGCGGACGCTGA
- a CDS encoding cob(I)yrinic acid a,c-diamide adenosyltransferase, translating to MVKLNKIYTRTGDDGTTGLVAGPRRKKHDLRVESYGEVDEANSCIGLVRQHLADFPALDRMLVRIQNDLFDLGADLATPDTGKKLDYEPLRIAQSQVDRLEVEIDTLNADLEPLRSFVLPGGTPAASALHLARTVARRAERRIVALQDSGETVSVAAVAYINRLSDFLFVAARWVNDKGHSDILWVPGQNR from the coding sequence ATGGTCAAGCTCAACAAGATCTATACGCGCACGGGCGATGACGGCACGACCGGTCTTGTCGCGGGGCCGCGCCGCAAGAAGCATGACCTGCGCGTCGAATCCTACGGCGAGGTCGACGAGGCGAATTCCTGCATCGGGCTCGTGCGTCAGCATCTTGCCGATTTCCCTGCGCTTGATCGCATGCTGGTGCGCATCCAGAACGATCTCTTCGATCTCGGCGCGGACCTTGCGACGCCCGATACCGGCAAGAAACTCGATTACGAACCGCTGCGCATCGCGCAGTCACAGGTCGACCGGCTGGAGGTGGAAATCGATACGCTCAATGCCGATCTCGAGCCGCTGCGTTCCTTCGTGTTGCCGGGCGGCACGCCCGCGGCGTCGGCGCTGCATCTGGCGCGCACTGTTGCGCGCCGGGCCGAGCGGCGGATCGTGGCACTTCAGGATAGCGGGGAGACCGTCTCGGTGGCGGCGGTCGCCTATATCAACCGGCTCTCGGATTTCCTGTTCGTCGCCGCGCGCTGGGTCAACGACAAAGGACACTCGGACATATTGTGGGTTCCGGGACAGAACAGATAA